A stretch of DNA from Arachis hypogaea cultivar Tifrunner chromosome 19, arahy.Tifrunner.gnm2.J5K5, whole genome shotgun sequence:
ATTGGTGTGCCTCATCTTCGTTTTGTGGGATCCTTGATAGGTGGTCAgccaccttgttctctgctccactcctatcttttatttcaatgtcaaactcttggagtagcaggatccaccttattagtctaggtttggactcttgtttggtaagcaaataTTTGAGTGCTacatgatcagtgaacacaattactttagagccaataagatatgatctaaacttattaaaagcaaagacaatggcaagtaattccttttctgtagtggtatagttcctttgattctcattgaggactttgctggcataataaataacatgcacTAATTTGTCcctcctctgtcctaaaacagcaccaacagcaaagtcagatgcatcacacatcaactcaaaggGTAAATCCCAGTAAGGTGGTGCTATGATAGGTGAAGAGGAAAGCTTGTTCTTAAGCTCTTCAAAGGCTAGCATACAAtctttatcaaaaacaaaaggtacattagagacaagTTGGTTGCTCAAAGTTTTGGCAACCTTTGAGAAATCTCTAATGAACCTCTTGTAGAAGCCAGGACGTCCTAGAAAACttctaactgccttgacattgcaAAGTGGGGGTAACTTTACAATCACCTCCACCTTAGCCTTGTCCACCTCTATGCCTCTTTTTGAGATCTTGTGGCCAAGAACCACCccctctgtaaccataaaatgacatttttcccagttcaaaacaAGGTTGGTTTCTTagcatctctttagcaccaaggctAAGTGGTGCAAGCAGTTAGAATATGAATCACCAAATAcaaaaaagtcatccataaacacttcaataaatctttcaatcatgtctgagaatatggagagcatgcacctttggaatgttgcaggtgcattgcacaatccaaaggcattctcctataagcaaaaacaCCATAGGGACAGgtaaatgaggtcttttcttggtccttggggtcttcAACTATTTGGCTGTAACCAGAGTAACCgtctaagaagcaataatattcatgtcctgctagtctttccagcatctgatccatgaaaggtagggggaagtgatccttcttggtggcttcattaagcttcctataatcaatgcacatgcgccaTCCGGTCACTGTTCTTGTAGGtatcagctcattcttctcatttggtacaacagtgatccctctttttttagggactacttgcaccgggcttacccaagggctgtctgagataggATAAATCACCCCAgcttgccacaatttcaacacCTCTTTTTGGACTACTTCATTCATGGTTGGGTTCAATCTTCTTTTCTGCTGCCTTGAGGGCTTGGCACGTTCCTCAagcaagattttgtgcatacacattgaaggactgattcCGTTCAGTCTGCAAGTGTCCATCCTATAGCATCTTTGTGTTGCTTCATCACATGAATAAGCTCCTCTTGCTCCACACTCAAGCTTgcattgatgatcactgggtaagtgttgttgtcacccaagtatgcatactttaAGCTTGGAGGCAGGGtcttcagctctagttttggtgcctcCACTTCTTTGTTCAGCATGATTGTATTCTTTGTGGTTTCTTGTGATAATTCACCACCTTCTGCTTGTTGATCTagctccataatctcttcacatTGTTCTTCCTCTAAAACTCCTTAAACTATCTTTTCTATGGTATCTACCATCATGTACtctcctatggattccttggggtaactcattcctttgaagacattgaagaccatcttTTCTTCATGTaacctcaagactagttcccctttttgaacatcaataatggctccagcagtagctaggaatggccttcctaggatgattgatgTGTTGGCTTCTTCTTCCATAtctagcacaacaaagtcagctgggaaaataaactcttccactttcaccaacaaatcctccacTACCCCATGAAGGAAtttaaatgttctgtcagccaattagAGTGCCatccttgttggtttggcttcttcaatcttcatccttctcatcatggccaaggacatgagattgatgctagccccCAGGTCACACAATGCTTTTTCAATGGTGATATCACCAAtgatgcatggaatttgaaaactcccagggtctttcatcttctgaggaagcttcttttgtatgatagCACTGCACTCCTCAGTTAgtattatggtttctttctctcCCCAATTCCTCTTTCTTGTCATGAACTCCTTtaaaaatttagcatagagaggcatttgctctaatgcctcagcaaaagGTATGTTGATCaggagcttcttgaagatttctaggaACCTTGAGAACTGGCTGTCTTTTCCATCTTTCCTTAGCCTTTGTGGATAGGGTGCTTGTGGCACATAAGGCTTTAGAACTAGTTTTGATGAGAGTGGTGTAGgggtctcttcttctttcttgttttcagGTTCCTTTGCAGCTTCTTTTCCTTGATTACTCCCATTTGGGGATGCTTCTTCTACAACTTTTTCACTTCTAAGTGTGATtgccttgcattcccctcttgggttggccatggtatcactggAAAATGTATGTGTGGGCATTAGAATCTGCTTAGATAAGCTCGCTAGTTGTGCTTCTAATTTTGAAATTGCTGCACCTTGATTCCTTATATTTGATATGCACTCTTCTTAGTTGGCATCCATCTTTCTTTCGGATTGTATTTGTCTCTCCAAAACATTAGAAATAGCTCCTATCAGCTGTGATAACATCTGTGCTATTGTAGCTTCCACTCTTTCAAAattgctcttgatttcacatggttaCATGGTTAGGGTTGATGCTTCCTGGTGGTGGTTGCTGTGTGTTTGTGGGGTGGAATAATATGAGGTATTTTATGAGTTGTGGTAGGGTCTGTTGTTGCCtgattgatggttggggttaTGGTTGTTGTATTGGTTGGATTGGTATGGTTTGTTGTGGTCTTGGTTGTGGCTTTGTTggtttctccacccaaagtttatGTCTTGGAGTTTGGGTCACATGGTGGTCTAGAAAAATTGTTCACATAGTTTGCCTGCTCCCATTCACTTTCAACTTCTGGGGCATCTTCCTCCTGTGATGGTGCTTGAGTTTGGATAGCTGATACTTGGCCAGTCTCCATCCTCTTTATTAGGACTGCTAATTGTGCTGCAATCATCTTGTTTTGTGCTAACAAGGCATCCATAGAATTTAGCTCCAGTACTCCTTTCTTTTGTgtcctttctgaagcatagaagtaTTCATTTTCAACTACAGTCtctataacatctatggcttcttcaatggttttcttcttgttgagtaaTCCCCCTGAATAGTGGTCCACAGCTTTCTTATTCATATGAtaacccttcatagaaaatgtgaagttgaacccattcgttgaacatgtctggagggcatttcCTTGTttagtctttgaacctctcccaggccttataaagtgtttcaccatcttgttgtctgaaagtctgcacctcagctctcagtctATTTACTCTCTGTGGAGGGTAAAATATTACTAGGAATTTGTTTAcaacctcatcccatgttgtttgGCTCTCCTTGGGGAATGCTTCTAACCACTTTGctaccttatctctgagtgagaaagggaacaaaagtagcttgtaggtgtcaaggtgtacaccattggactttacagtgtcacaaatcctcaagaatgtaGTGAGATATTGGTTTGGGTCCTCTTGGGCTCCCCctccatatgaacaattattctggacaagtgtgatgagttgaggtttcaactcaaagttgtaaGCATGGATTCTTGGCTTCAGAATGCTACTGCCACAGTTTCTaggatttgggttgatgtaggagactaagactctcctctcttgcccaatATGATTGCCAGCATCCACTCCAACATGGTTTTGTACTTCTTCTTCTATAGTAGCTTTCAGATCTTCCTGTACTACTTCCTCTTCAACtatgcctttgcctcttgcttccctacttaatctaaggaaggttctctcaggttcactatcgaAGGAAAATGAAGTTTCTccccttctacctgtcatacatccAACAAATAACAAGCAGAGGGCAAGTGAATGAATCACTCTTGTTAAGATTAATGGTTAGCTTggttgatgcaattaatcaaacagttagaagaatggaaatatgaacaatgaataactaaaatccaaagtaaaattaaaatagaatagaacaaaagaaaattaaacgacaaaaaaatataacaaggtaattaaattgcttaatctagctctccaatcaatttaatcattgtcaaattcaaaccaatccccgacaacggcgccataaaacttgatgaccggaattcaatactagcgtgccacgcccagctcctggtgtgccacgcccaaacATTTTTGTGGCATTTGATCCAAGTGGCACgctagtttcacacgcccagcttgttttgttgttttcttcccctttttgatgtctttttcacctgaaatttgatgacaagtcatcttatgctagttttacaagcattttttacttgtttcattaggttttatgcactttcttgcacaataagtaagttattagagtggattttcatgattattttgaatcaatcaaacatcatttattttacacaaaatcataggttttatgctagaattaattaattttatgaatgatgcaaaaaccttgtgaatttggtgagactttgattgcttgtttgattgcttataggtgaagaaatgatCAAAATGAAGAATCAGGGAAGCGTTGCATTCAAAGAAGCAACGCCACACTCAATGGACACGCTTTTGGGCTTAGCGTTCACTTAGGAAGTGAACGTGGAGTTCACTTTGTGAACGTTTTTGTGAAGTTCGGCCTGGGAGGTAGGCTTTTGGCCATCCGTACTAGAGCCAGAGCTCAAATACTCAATGTAGCGCTCATTTTTCCAACGTTTTCGTGATTCTCAAACCTTGGGGAGAAAGCTTATGCCACCACACACCAAAGGAGCAAAAGGGTAGCGCTCAAAAAGTGAACTTGGCAGTCAATAAGTCACCTTTTTCGTGACTTTCACAAATGGGAGGCAAGGAAGGCACGCACCAAGCAACGCTCAATGAGTGAACTTGGAGTTCACAAATGCAACGCACCAAGGGGCCACGCACCAGGCAACATTCAACAAGTGAACGTACCGTTCACTAAGTGAACATTTTCGGGAAAATGGGCCAAGGAACTAGGGCGCGCAACAAAGAGAGCGCTCAACAAAGAGAGCGCTCAACAAGTGAACTTAACGTTCACTAAGTGAACGCTAGTAGGAGGCAATTGGCACGTGAGGAAGCATGCAAGCAAAGTGAACGCGGAGTTCACAAAGTGAACTGAACACTCCACTGGGAGCACAAAATGCACCCTGATCCAATTAAACCAAGCAAATTCGGATCCACTTCTTTAAGACCAAATGAAAAGCCCATTCCAATTGCTTAATGACTGAAAATAGAAAGTATATAAATAGGAGAAATTTTGATTTGAGGGGgggactttatttttattttacttttacttttggcTCTCTTTGAATTTTCTTTGGAATTCGGAGATTTGGGATTAGATCTGAGTTTGGCTTTCggtgttcattttcttttcttctgcaacttctattttCGAGTTTTGGATTTTGAATTCAGATTGAAGAACACCCCTGAATCTcttcatctgagaatcatcttttactttttctgttTATAGTTATAAGTATTGGAAATTGGATCTAAATCTTCTTCCCTgtttttattttacttcatttgCAATTTCTCCTTTTCTGTTTTTgtcaagagagcaattgagattTAAGCTTCTTGATGTTTTGTTATTTGAAGGCAATTGTTGATTTCTCTTTAAGATTTTAGATCTGATCCAAGTTCTCATTCCATTTTAACTCCTTTGCAAATCTTCCATTTCTATTTTACTTTGCTACTAAGATCTAGATCACATCTTATAGTTCTCTGATTTACTCAATTTAGATTTTCTAGTTCAATTTGAATCCCAATACCCAATTCTCTTTACTTTatatgcaatttaagtttcttgtcaatttagattcagcaatttacatttcttgcactttaagttttagttatttacatttcttgcaatttaagtttcagctcttttactttcttgcgctgtaagtttctgcaatttacttcttctgcactttaagattttgtcaatttaccctctcccttttattttcctgcaattttacttctgttaatcaagtttcagtcaaatcatcaaatattcgcttaactaaattcatcgcctaactaaagttgctcaatccatcaatccctgtgggatcgacctcactcttgtgagttattactacttgatgtgacccggtacacttgccggtgagttttatgtggaaatctaatttttgccgatcaagtttttggcgccgttgccggagattgatatagatcgacaatgattaagtgggtgagaagtctagattaagcattttctttgtttttgtcctttttaattttctgttttctgctgaaaccaaggtgtttgtgttattgcctcactaagaaattcttttctgtgatatgaattttaattttcattggtgttgtgttttacaaaattcaaatggagtttaattgatcttgtgatcaaacaaattttatgggatattacccaccatcaccaattgactattctaatggtggctgggaatatcaccaataaaatacaaattctgagcactccaatcaatggagatatgcttcagaaccacaagatgagcaagagaatcatatgggatatttcccaccaccacaaaatgattcaagtcattattctaatggtggctgggagtatcaacAAGAAATGATAGATGATGAAGCAATTCACATGAGATATGATCCAGAACCACAAGAAAATTTATGTCATTACCCTCAAGATGTTTGGACATGTCAACAAGAGTGTGAACAATCAGTTGAAATGGGTGATGGGTGGAAATCagatttccacacaaaactcaccggcaagtgtaccgggttgcatcaagtagtaaaactcacttagagtgaggtcgatcccacagggattaatggatcaagaaactttagtgggtgattagtttagttaagctaacattggtgaattggatgaaattgagctggcagaaagtaaattgcaatgaattgtaaattgcagaaagtaaaatggaCGGAAGCTTAAATTGGCAGAAgcttgaagagaaagaaaagtaaattggcaaaatcttaaatgacaagaaaggtaaattgcatgaaatgtaaaggaggCTGGGTGCTGGAgattaaagaaagcagtaaattagaacttagaacaattgcagaagatgtaaatttgcaggaaatgtaaatcaagctcacagcaaactcaaatgtaaagtgcagaggaacggaaagatttaaattgcatgaaagtaaattggaagcaattggAACAGAAGATTTAAATTCAAGCTCAATGTAAACTAAAGTGTATAATTGCAGACAGGAAATTATAGCAGAAGAGGAAATTGCAGCAGAGAGGTGTAAGAAATTGAAATTTCGCATAAACTAAATTCAAGATTGAAAAATAGACAGTGTAGAAAAATTAAAAGTGTTTCAAAGAGGACTTTCTATTTTACCATACTCCtcttgctctctagcagagccaacCTCCTTCTTGAAAtagaattgatgcctttatataggctttacaaaatgaaaataaaaattgaaattgaaatcaaattacaaattaaatgaaatttctaatctagcatgttcttgtgcctttgtgtcatgtcaatgggctttgcttgctttggggaTTCAACGAAATGGGTTGATTTGGATTTTGGCCTTGGATAGGTGAGTCAGGGTTGCTTGGTGaggctccagtggagcgctccatTGAGTTAATGACCGTTGCGCTCACTTGCCTTGTGTGCCTCCCTCGTGCCAATTCTCCTTGCCCATAGCGCTCAGTGAAGAGATGCAACGTAGTGCTCACATGCTGCGCTGGtttccctcttcgagccttggtgtgTGCCTCCCGAAAACACTTGCTTTTTTGAACACTAGGCTTCCCTTTTTAACGTAGAGCCCATTGCTTTGCTTAATGAGTGCTTGCTTCCTTGCTTCCATAAGCCGAAAACGTTCATTGTTTTGAACGTGGCGTTCAATTTAATGAACGCTAGGCTTCCAATTGCTTTAATGAATGCTTGCTTTAATAATGTATGCATGCTTTGATTTGTTTAATCAATTAGAAATGCCAATTAGCATAACTTGATCCGTTAGTGACAATTGGGTATTTACTAATGAAGATTTCATGCATGAATTCATTAACACTTAGCATTAATGATTAAATGCATGCATACTTTCATTGGCCGTGGCATTTATTCATTTAATGAATAAGCCAATGATATTAGTATGACTAAGTCAACGTAGCATGCATTCATTTAATTCATTCTTAATTAAATGCATGCCTTAGATATTAATTCatgcatgcataaggcattagtgcatgccatggcttcatggtcatgggccacgctttcaaaagtgtggcctaaggttccaaagcgtaCTCAATTTTCAAAGCATGCcacaaaattcttcttttcttcttttgagctatttttgtgctattttgcttctttttccacttatttcctacaaaatttataaaatcaaaagatcaaggaaatataccatttaagaataaaagaatgcaatatttaagcactaatcatcaatttcttgtatgaaaaagtatagaaaaacatgacatgatgacatgtcatcacaacaccaaacttaaatcttgtttgtccccaagcaagaaaagaatcatgcaataaagattgacaatccaaggtaagaagaatagcaactcaatgttcatggttggctagttttctatgcatgctacaatcacaaaagaaatataaatgattgatgcttctatctagctcaatttatgaaatcttttccttatatttcttccttgaaacaagcttttgattttcttattagcttctccttttgggtactttgccccatgagttgataacaaaactacgactataaatgctttgttttcaagtattaccacttgatacataagcaccacaagcatttaattagaggacttctttaagctcatttgtttcttttcttaactctttaatcattgatgctcatagccttgagctttgagggagtgcatttgcacttgagcctaaccttgactctaagtgttttgttttcaagctttttgcttgatacataaacaccacaagtacttaacaacttaattgtcattggtactcagagccttcagctttctcattctttccctttttctttcttgccttaatttgcaattgcttcttcaaggttttcatgatttcggaagatttcacaaaatgttctagatgcaaacttcaattaaataaaatctaatacaattgagaaacaattaatcatactagccttccaatacttgtatgcacatgctaagttcttctttaattcattgtttgtttatgatcatgatactttactgctttgaacTTTACAAAACTTAAGTTGGTAGTTATAGTggcacagcaacatgttacaaatcaagatgcAGGTTATGCTTATTCACACACatatgtaaacagagaagataaagacaatcatgcaatttaaaatgctggaaataaatgagaggaaaaggaactttacaaccttttaatttatcttctctattgttgtcattttcctcccattcttccccctttcccttgccaaactcagaatgcttacTCATCCTCAAGCagcaattagaacaatggctatggggctaagatagatcatgtatgtcttacacaatgaaatgttagcaatacatgtgttttaagcaagcaaaattaaggataacaatcaaggcacaagagacagagacattgtgattgcaaacatagagggtgtgcatgatacattgcataaagaaaataagtggcacaccaaacttagtgtgacactttcacttggaattgatgcaagtatctagtaaggattggaaccaaattttgttgcatagcaacaccaaacttagaatacaatcatatgtcaattcatttgaattaaaaccaagcaaatgaaactgttatatgttaagtacaatcaccaagcaaagaatctgtcatgaataaggatttcttgatgaggtatttaacaaaaacagttaaggagcaaaataaatgaaaacattaaaaacaaagaaataactaaagcaaacagaataacaaagtgtcaaaccaaaagaaaagaataacactgcagaggcattatgattatgcagacaagtggtgttgctggatttcttgcatagaaaataagtggcacaccaaacgtagaatcttagtgtgacactttcattttttatttgagGCAATCATCCATAaggattgaaaacaaattgttgcagggAAACACCagacttagaatgtaatcatatgccaatttattgaaatttaaactaagcaaagaaagaaaataaacaaagcaaacaaagagagtaaacaaagcaaagaaatgaaatgttacctacggttgggttccctcccaataagcgctcttttagtgtcattagcttgacatgttgttcttcactttctttctcttcttctagtttgttaagaAGAATAACCTCAAGGGGAGAGATGAACcagctagtgtcccctgtcttggtctctcctcagcaagcttccttttgtaaatggcttgattgagcttacttgctggatcaggggtaggattggtgctcttgttagttgccttcacttctttggattcaagacttggttgctgtgtgattattagaGTGTTTTCTTCGtcaagagccttttgaattggtggttccatgagcttttcctctatgtacttctctgctttacttgagtgtgaattctcttgattaacttcctcactttcttgttcttccacttcctcccttgcactcaacatttgacttaatagctctttcatggaggagggttgttgatcttcccaagatttcttcatctcctcttcatatctttcaatcatgaaTTCAAGTGCTGAGACGTTTTGGTTCAGGacagtttgtgagggttgtgaatgttcatgttcctttgtcatctcaagtggctttTGTAGATATGTAGTCTCAGGTTCAACTATCTCCACAACCTCATTCTTCACTGAAAATTTGCTTGACATAGGggcctcttcttcttgctcttccacttcctccttcaCACTTAACATTTGATTTAGCAGCACTTCCATatttttgagggagttctcttgGTTATTCTAGGACCTCTGTGCTTCCCTTTCATatctttcaagcatggttttaagccttgagaggctttggttcatggaagtttgtgtggactgtgagttttggaagagatttTGTGTCAAGGGATAgttaagtgatgaagaattttcagataAAAAACTGAGAGGTGAGGTTTGACAACTTtccatgaatgaattgaaggtttgctcaagtgatgatagctcttgataagtggagtatgaatTGTCAAATGCTTTCTGATTTTGATTATCCCaagcacaacttgaagaattattgaattcatcacagtatgaatcatcttgtggcattgggGAACAATTTTCCATATATGCATTGACAACACAATCAAATGATGATGTTCCTTGATGAACAGAAGATGAAACATtgaaattcccttcccagccataaTTTATGTCAGTATCATAGCAATATAAGTCACTTTATGGCTCTGGaaaatagttcatttcacttgattgttcatactccCTCATTCCTTAttgatattcccatccaccattgggataatgacttgaatcatctTGTGGTGGTGAGAAATATCTCATGAAATCGTCTTGATCATTTTCTGAAGCATCTCCCCATTGATTGGGTTGCTCAGAGTCTGCCaattcttggtgatactcccagccaccattaggataatAAATTGAATCATATTGtggtggtgggtaatatcccatatgattttcttgctcatcttgtggctctgaggcatatctccattgattggagtgctcagaatcttTGATCTCTTgatgatattcccagccaccattagaatagttAACTGGTAATGGTGAATATCCCATAAAAattgtttgatcacaagatgagttgaactccatttgaattttgtaaaacacataaccactaaaaattgaaattcatatctcagagaagaatttcttagtgaggcaataactcaaacactttggtgtctggtgcacgaaattgtgatcatcaacaatggcgccaaaggacttggagctctcaaacgtgaatcacactttgtcatcgcacaactaaccagcaagtgcactgggtcatccaagtaataaaccttacgtgagtaagggttgatcccacggagattgtcggcttgaagcaagctatggtcatcttgtaaatctcagtcaggcggattcaaatggtgatggaggattgataattaaaagatgaataaaacataaaataaaga
This window harbors:
- the LOC112778476 gene encoding uncharacterized protein, with amino-acid sequence MANPRGECKAITLRSEKVVEEASPNGSNQGKEAAKEPENKKEEETPTPLSSKLVLKPYVPQAPYPQRLRKDGKDSQFSRFLEIFKKLLINIPFAEALEQMPLYAKFLKEFMTRKRNWGEKETIILTEECKGVVLGHKISKRGIEVDKAKVEVIVKLPPLCNVKAVRSFLGRPGFYKRFIRDFSKVAKTLSNQLVSNVPFVFDKDCVFPMKKGRKCFGNATDLPMEAISVGKELQPRCYNVGQPFHLPVELEHRALWALKMLNFDDQAAGEKRLMQLNELEEFRNQAYDNAKIYKENTKRWHDQKIARREFTEGQRVLLYNSRLKFFLGKLKSRWSGPFTILKVSPYGHVELMEDKIQRTFTVNGHRLKHYLGDSLDEKRVNYHLS